One stretch of Rattus norvegicus strain BN/NHsdMcwi chromosome 12, GRCr8, whole genome shotgun sequence DNA includes these proteins:
- the Pheta1 gene encoding sesquipedalian-1 isoform X1, with product MKLNERSLAFYATCDAPVDNAGFLYKRGGRGAGSHRRWFVLRGNILFYFESESSREPLGVILLEGCTVELVDAREEFAFAVRFAGGRSRPYVLAADSQAALEGWVKALSRASFHYLRLVVRELEQQLAAMREGSPANALPDANPSTVLNPKPKENGRAVWSALPEQPAVAPRRPPLPPRRRASAANGPSVSFAQLHERYGLEVRALRNQWRGGLTSLEVPCHPGSGETQTQDQP from the coding sequence ATGAAACTCAACGAGCGCAGCCTGGCCTTCTACGCGACCTGTGACGCTCCGGTGGACAATGCGGGCTTCCTGTACAAACGTGGTGGGCGTGGGGCCGGCTCGCACCGGCGGTGGTTCGTGCTTCGCGGCAACATACTCTTCTACTTCGAGTCGGAATCGAGCCGAGAGCCACTGGGCGTCATCCTGCTGGAGGGCTGCACGGTGGAGCTGGTGGACGCCCGGGAGGAGTTCGCCTTCGCCGTGCGCTTTGCGGGTGGCCGTTCCCGGCCTTATGTGCTGGCAGCGGACAGCCAGGCCGCCCTGGAGGGCTGGGTGAAGGCACTGTCCCGGGCCAGCTTCCACTACCTGCGCTTGGTGGTGCGtgagctggagcagcagctggcaGCCATGCGCGAGGGAAGCCCGGCCAACGCCTTACCCGACGCCAACCCAAGTACGGTTTTGAACCCGAAACCCAAGGAGAACGGCCGGGCGGTGTGGAGCGCTCTGCCTGAGCAACCCGCTGTAGCCCCCCGCCGCCCACCACTGCCACCCCGCCGCAGGGCCTCCGCGGCCAACGGGCCCTCGGTATCCTTCGCCCAGCTGCATGAGCGATACGGACTCGAGGTGCGGGCCCTCAGGAATCAGTGGCGTGGAGGCCTCACCAGCCTGGAAGTCCCCTGCCATCCTGGTTCTGGTGAGACTCAAACCCAGGACCAGCCTTAA